In the genome of Nocardioides seonyuensis, one region contains:
- a CDS encoding nucleotidyltransferase family protein codes for MNDTQEDMRDALKRVAVVLKRSEIPFALTGGYAVWARGGPEPDHDVDFLVASQDVEHAAAALADEGLHVERPPEDWLFKVYSGTAMVDVIHRHSGAPAERGTVQDADLLEVLSVEMPVLSATELLVQKMLAMDEHYCDFGRLIPVARALREQVDWDRVRRETVESHFAAALVFLLERLDVVPPSS; via the coding sequence ATGAACGACACCCAGGAGGACATGCGCGACGCCCTGAAGCGGGTCGCTGTCGTGCTCAAGCGCTCCGAGATCCCCTTCGCCCTCACCGGCGGCTACGCCGTGTGGGCCCGCGGCGGCCCGGAGCCCGACCACGACGTGGACTTCCTGGTCGCGAGCCAGGACGTCGAGCACGCGGCGGCCGCACTCGCCGACGAGGGCCTGCACGTCGAACGGCCGCCCGAGGACTGGTTGTTCAAGGTCTACAGCGGGACGGCGATGGTCGACGTCATCCACCGCCACTCCGGCGCGCCCGCCGAGCGGGGCACGGTCCAGGACGCCGACCTGCTCGAGGTGCTCTCGGTGGAGATGCCGGTGCTCTCGGCCACCGAGCTGCTGGTCCAGAAGATGCTCGCGATGGACGAGCACTACTGCGACTTCGGCCGCCTGATTCCCGTGGCCCGGGCGCTACGCGAGCAGGTCGACTGGGACCGGGTGCGGCGCGAGACCGTCGAGAGCCACTTCGCGGCTGCGCTGGTCTTCCTGCTGGAGCGCCTCGACGTCGTTCCGCCGAGCTCCTAG
- a CDS encoding PhoX family protein, with product MELQRRTVIKGAVGGALLAGPFAGFSNAAALGRPGAVAGAAVGTLVPVPDDRDGAVRLHLPQGFHYRSFHESGAASPLTLPDGTRLPGRHDGMGSFDGPGSSVLLVRNHEVNNPTPAFGPTRPYDKMGGGGTTTIQVSRYGVVEDAYTSLSGTMMNCSGGEMPWGSWITCEETVNGPDVGPDFTRRSNVPLQKRHGYVFEVPAGGISEGRPIRKAGRFAHEAVSYDPAEGILYLTEDNFAFPSGFYRYVGRRQWKKPGLDHNGQLQMLAVKGRPQAHLEAHQDTSTVYDVEWVDIDEPDFEFDYVPGEEAPTSNDTAINYVGDQGRAKGAAHFARNEGQVFHDGVVYFTATQGGGAPMTGPDNTNGYGQGFGQVWAYDTREATLRCVYQSESREVLDFPDNVTTSPRGTLILCEDHDQSNYLRGLTQDGELFSIARNVIGSGNDEFAGSTFSPDGHTLFVNIQAGTGMSFAIWGDWESIGV from the coding sequence ATGGAGCTCCAGCGTCGTACCGTCATCAAGGGAGCCGTCGGCGGCGCCCTCCTCGCAGGCCCCTTCGCGGGCTTCTCCAACGCCGCCGCGCTCGGCAGGCCCGGAGCCGTGGCCGGCGCCGCGGTCGGCACCCTCGTGCCCGTGCCGGACGATCGCGACGGCGCCGTGCGGCTGCACCTGCCCCAGGGCTTCCACTACCGGTCCTTCCACGAGAGCGGCGCGGCGTCCCCGCTGACCCTGCCCGACGGCACCCGGCTCCCGGGTCGGCATGACGGCATGGGCTCCTTCGACGGCCCGGGCAGCTCGGTGCTCCTCGTGCGCAACCACGAGGTCAACAACCCCACGCCCGCCTTCGGCCCGACCCGGCCCTACGACAAGATGGGTGGCGGCGGCACCACGACGATCCAGGTGAGCAGGTACGGCGTCGTGGAGGACGCCTACACCAGCCTGAGCGGCACGATGATGAACTGCAGCGGCGGGGAGATGCCGTGGGGCAGCTGGATCACCTGCGAGGAGACGGTCAACGGTCCCGACGTCGGGCCGGACTTCACCCGACGCTCCAACGTGCCGCTGCAGAAGCGCCACGGCTACGTCTTCGAGGTGCCGGCGGGCGGGATCTCCGAGGGGCGCCCGATCCGCAAGGCGGGACGCTTCGCGCACGAGGCGGTGTCCTACGACCCCGCCGAGGGGATCCTCTACCTCACCGAGGACAACTTCGCCTTCCCCTCCGGCTTCTACCGCTACGTCGGCAGGAGGCAGTGGAAGAAGCCCGGCCTCGACCACAACGGCCAGCTCCAGATGCTCGCGGTCAAGGGCCGGCCGCAGGCACACCTCGAGGCGCACCAGGACACGTCGACCGTCTACGACGTCGAGTGGGTCGACATCGACGAGCCCGACTTCGAGTTCGACTACGTCCCCGGCGAGGAGGCACCCACCAGCAACGACACCGCGATCAACTACGTCGGCGACCAGGGCCGGGCCAAGGGCGCCGCACACTTCGCGCGCAACGAGGGCCAGGTCTTCCACGACGGCGTCGTCTACTTCACCGCCACCCAGGGCGGGGGCGCCCCCATGACCGGGCCGGACAACACCAACGGCTACGGACAGGGCTTCGGCCAGGTCTGGGCGTACGACACCCGCGAGGCGACCCTGCGCTGCGTCTACCAGTCGGAGAGCCGCGAGGTGCTGGACTTCCCCGACAACGTCACCACGAGCCCGCGCGGCACGCTGATCCTCTGCGAGGACCACGACCAGAGCAACTACCTGCGCGGACTCACCCAGGACGGCGAGCTGTTCTCGATCGCGCGCAACGTGATCGGGAGCGGCAACGACGAGTTCGCGGGCTCGACCTTCAGCCCCGACGGGCACACCCTCTTCGTCAACATCCAGGCAGGGACCGGGATGTCGTTCGCGATCTGGGGCGACTGGGAGTCGATCGGCGTCTAG
- a CDS encoding dolichyl-phosphate-mannose--protein mannosyltransferase: protein MSETAAERHRAPWRSDDPLLGWVGAIMVASLAFFLRRWHLGLPHQFSFDETYYAKDAWSLLHHGYVRSYVEEADKTILNGNPMDLWQDAPSMVVHPEVGKWVIGLGIKAFGMDPYGWRIASAVVGALMVLLMCRFVRRVTGSTVLGLVGGLLMTFDGLHLVLSRLALLDIFLAFFILCGAHCVVADRQWLRDRLAAGRETTRWSAWWRPWLLAGGVSFGLAVGTKWSGLYALAAFGLLTWAWSAGARRAFGQRRPWLRSIFLDAVPAFASLVLVAFSVYVLSWTGWLMNAATYEQAFSNTQYTTHDGGKPWPTASEPDAEGLGEVPQSLRSLVSYHRDVFTFHSDFLDDSTHVYASSPASWLVMGRPVGVDAQLDIQPGSQGCEAPAGSTCLRQVILLGNPLVWWGGCLALAFSVLMWVGARDWRHGLAVVGVAATWLPWFLYDDRPIFVFYAITSLPFVLLSIVLAMGHLVGTAPARHRAWPTLRRTTGVVAAGSYFVMVLVAFAWFWPVWTDQLITHAEWLDRIWFTRWI, encoded by the coding sequence GTGAGTGAGACCGCAGCCGAGCGCCATCGTGCGCCCTGGCGGTCCGACGATCCCCTGCTGGGCTGGGTCGGCGCGATCATGGTGGCGTCGCTGGCGTTCTTCCTGCGCCGCTGGCACCTCGGCCTGCCCCACCAGTTCTCCTTCGACGAGACCTACTACGCCAAGGACGCCTGGTCCCTGCTCCACCACGGCTATGTGCGGTCCTACGTCGAGGAGGCCGACAAGACCATCCTCAACGGCAACCCGATGGACCTCTGGCAGGACGCCCCCTCGATGGTGGTCCACCCCGAGGTCGGCAAGTGGGTGATCGGGCTCGGCATCAAGGCCTTCGGCATGGACCCCTACGGCTGGCGCATCGCCTCCGCGGTGGTGGGTGCGCTGATGGTGCTGCTGATGTGCCGCTTCGTGCGGCGCGTGACCGGCTCCACGGTCCTGGGCCTGGTCGGCGGCCTGCTGATGACCTTCGACGGGCTGCACCTGGTGCTCTCCCGGCTGGCCCTGCTCGACATCTTCCTGGCCTTCTTCATCCTCTGCGGCGCGCACTGCGTCGTGGCCGACCGCCAGTGGCTGCGCGACCGGCTCGCCGCCGGGCGCGAGACCACGCGGTGGAGCGCCTGGTGGCGTCCGTGGCTGCTCGCCGGCGGGGTGTCCTTCGGCCTGGCCGTCGGCACGAAGTGGTCGGGCCTCTACGCCCTGGCCGCCTTCGGCCTGCTGACCTGGGCCTGGAGCGCCGGGGCGCGGCGGGCATTCGGCCAGCGGCGCCCGTGGCTGCGCTCGATCTTCCTGGACGCCGTGCCCGCCTTCGCGTCCTTGGTGCTGGTGGCCTTCTCCGTCTACGTCCTGTCGTGGACCGGCTGGCTGATGAACGCCGCGACCTACGAGCAGGCCTTCAGCAACACCCAGTACACCACCCACGACGGCGGCAAGCCGTGGCCGACGGCGAGCGAGCCCGACGCCGAGGGCCTCGGCGAGGTGCCCCAGTCACTGCGCTCGCTGGTGTCCTACCACCGCGACGTCTTCACCTTCCACTCAGACTTCCTCGACGACTCCACCCATGTCTACGCCTCGAGCCCCGCCAGCTGGCTGGTGATGGGCCGACCCGTCGGCGTCGACGCCCAGCTCGACATCCAGCCGGGCTCGCAGGGCTGCGAGGCACCGGCCGGCTCCACCTGCCTGCGCCAGGTGATCCTGCTCGGCAACCCGCTCGTGTGGTGGGGAGGCTGCCTGGCGCTGGCCTTCTCGGTGCTGATGTGGGTCGGCGCCCGCGACTGGCGCCACGGCCTCGCCGTGGTCGGCGTCGCGGCGACATGGCTTCCGTGGTTCCTCTACGACGACCGCCCGATCTTCGTGTTCTACGCGATCACGTCCCTGCCGTTCGTGCTGCTCTCGATCGTGCTCGCCATGGGCCACCTGGTCGGCACGGCGCCTGCGCGTCACCGCGCCTGGCCGACCCTTCGCCGTACGACAGGAGTGGTCGCCGCCGGCAGCTACTTCGTGATGGTGCTCGTCGCCTTCGCATGGTTCTGGCCGGTGTGGACCGACCAGCTCATCACGCACGCCGAGTGGCTCGACCGGATCTGGTTCACCCGCTGGATCTGA
- the rsmI gene encoding 16S rRNA (cytidine(1402)-2'-O)-methyltransferase has product MTTGVLVLAATPIGQYDDAPPRLARELAGADVVAAEDTRRLKRLCADLGITLTGRVVSYFEGNEQARTPVLLDALLAGERVVLVTDAGMPSVSDPGYRLVAAAVESDVHVTAVPGPSAVLTALAVSGLPVDRFCFEGFLPRKAGERARRLAALAGEERTMVFFEAPHRTEAALAAMAEALGDERPGAVCRELTKTHEEVRRGPLAELVAWAADGVRGEVTIVVQGAGAGPDLAQDPDSLRAAVAEMEASGTSRKDAIVQVARRAGVPKREVYQAVHVP; this is encoded by the coding sequence ATGACAACCGGTGTCCTCGTCCTCGCGGCCACGCCGATCGGCCAGTACGACGACGCCCCGCCGCGGCTGGCCCGGGAGCTGGCCGGGGCCGACGTCGTCGCGGCCGAGGACACCCGGCGGCTCAAGCGGCTGTGCGCCGACCTCGGCATCACGCTCACAGGTCGCGTGGTGTCGTACTTCGAGGGCAACGAGCAGGCCCGCACCCCCGTGCTGCTGGACGCGCTCCTGGCGGGGGAGCGGGTGGTGCTCGTGACGGACGCGGGGATGCCGAGCGTCTCCGACCCGGGCTACCGGCTGGTCGCGGCTGCCGTGGAGAGCGACGTGCACGTGACCGCGGTGCCCGGCCCCAGCGCCGTGCTGACGGCACTCGCCGTCTCCGGGCTACCGGTGGACCGGTTCTGCTTCGAGGGGTTCCTGCCTCGTAAGGCCGGGGAGCGGGCTCGACGGCTGGCCGCCCTGGCGGGTGAGGAGCGCACCATGGTCTTCTTCGAGGCGCCCCACCGGACCGAGGCAGCCCTGGCGGCCATGGCCGAGGCCCTCGGCGACGAGCGCCCGGGGGCTGTGTGCCGCGAGCTCACCAAGACCCACGAGGAGGTCAGGCGCGGCCCGCTCGCGGAGCTGGTCGCGTGGGCCGCCGACGGGGTGCGCGGCGAGGTCACGATCGTCGTCCAGGGAGCCGGCGCCGGCCCGGACCTGGCCCAGGACCCCGACTCGCTGCGTGCAGCCGTGGCTGAGATGGAGGCTTCCGGAACCTCGCGCAAGGACGCCATAGTTCAGGTGGCCAGACGGGCCGGAGTTCCCAAGCGCGAGGTCTACCAGGCGGTGCATGTCCCATGA
- a CDS encoding alpha/beta fold hydrolase, translating into MIESFHHDGLTFDVVDAGPEDGEPVVLLHGFPERAGSWGQVSARLTAQGLRTLAPDQRGYSPGARPPRRRDYAMPHLVGDVLALIDEVGGSAHVVGHDWGAAVAWTLAARHPEACRTLTAVSVPHPAAFLAAMPRGQLLQSWYMGMFQLPWLPEQLLSKRGGGLDLALRKGGSTPEDIERLQRDIIDYGALTGGLNWYRALPFAPPSWSRTKVRVPTTFVWSDHDVALGRWGAEHTADWVEADYEFVELAGVSHWIPTQAPDALAEAILERVLG; encoded by the coding sequence ATGATCGAGAGCTTCCACCACGACGGCCTGACCTTCGACGTCGTCGACGCAGGGCCGGAGGACGGCGAGCCGGTGGTGCTCCTCCACGGCTTCCCCGAGCGCGCCGGCAGCTGGGGGCAGGTCAGCGCGCGGCTCACCGCCCAGGGCCTGCGCACCCTCGCGCCCGACCAGCGCGGCTACTCGCCCGGGGCGCGCCCCCCGCGGCGTCGTGACTACGCGATGCCCCACCTCGTCGGCGACGTGCTCGCCCTGATCGACGAGGTGGGCGGGTCCGCCCACGTGGTCGGGCACGACTGGGGAGCGGCGGTGGCGTGGACCCTCGCCGCTCGCCACCCCGAGGCCTGCCGCACCCTCACCGCCGTGTCGGTCCCGCACCCCGCCGCGTTCCTGGCTGCGATGCCGCGCGGACAGCTCCTGCAGTCGTGGTACATGGGCATGTTCCAGCTGCCGTGGCTGCCCGAGCAGCTGCTGTCCAAGCGCGGCGGCGGCCTCGACCTGGCGCTGCGCAAGGGTGGCTCCACGCCCGAGGACATCGAGCGCCTCCAGCGCGACATCATCGACTACGGCGCCCTGACGGGCGGCCTCAACTGGTACCGCGCCCTGCCCTTCGCGCCGCCGTCCTGGAGCCGGACCAAGGTCCGGGTCCCCACCACCTTCGTGTGGAGCGACCACGACGTCGCGCTCGGCCGCTGGGGTGCCGAGCACACCGCCGACTGGGTGGAGGCCGACTACGAGTTCGTCGAGCTCGCCGGAGTGTCCCACTGGATCCCGACCCAGGCACCCGACGCGCTGGCGGAGGCGATCCTCGAGCGGGTCCTTGGTTAA
- a CDS encoding TatD family hydrolase has translation MKTSPISGRATSDRPTRSRAATEETSGARRDRARPTAPEPLPHPVVDTHCHLDIADGDWLNTRTAIRAATDVGVTRIVQIGCDLPGARWAVEAAREHGALIAGVALHPNEAPRHAAAGDLEEALAEIEQLAQAHDKVRVIGETGLDHFRHAQSGTGDEGWAAQEESFRRHIDLAKRLDKTLVIHDRDAHDDVLRILDEEGAPDRWVMHCFSGDEVFARRCLDRGAHLSFAGPVTFKNAPGLRRALAVTPVDRILVETDAPYLTPAPYRGRPNASYLMPYTVRAMAEVRGVDLTTLCVAMDANADKVFGGQWGPRTARQG, from the coding sequence GTGAAGACATCCCCCATCTCGGGTCGGGCGACCTCCGACCGCCCCACGCGCAGCCGGGCTGCGACGGAGGAGACGTCGGGCGCCAGACGCGACCGTGCCAGGCCGACGGCCCCGGAGCCGCTGCCGCACCCCGTGGTCGACACCCACTGCCACCTCGACATCGCCGACGGCGACTGGCTCAACACCCGCACGGCGATCAGGGCGGCCACCGACGTCGGCGTCACCCGCATCGTCCAGATCGGGTGCGACCTGCCCGGCGCGCGGTGGGCGGTCGAGGCTGCTCGCGAGCACGGTGCGCTGATCGCCGGCGTGGCGCTGCACCCCAACGAGGCGCCTCGGCACGCGGCGGCCGGCGACCTCGAGGAGGCGCTCGCCGAGATCGAGCAGCTCGCGCAGGCCCACGACAAGGTCCGGGTGATCGGCGAGACCGGCCTCGACCACTTCAGACACGCACAGAGCGGCACGGGGGACGAGGGGTGGGCCGCGCAGGAGGAGAGCTTCCGGCGCCACATCGACCTCGCCAAGCGGCTCGACAAGACGCTGGTGATCCACGACCGCGACGCCCACGACGACGTGCTCCGCATCCTCGACGAGGAGGGCGCGCCCGACCGTTGGGTGATGCACTGCTTCTCCGGGGACGAGGTGTTCGCGCGCCGCTGCCTCGACCGCGGCGCCCACCTCAGCTTCGCCGGGCCCGTGACCTTCAAGAACGCCCCGGGGCTGCGCCGGGCGCTGGCCGTCACCCCGGTCGACCGGATCCTGGTGGAGACCGACGCGCCCTACCTCACCCCGGCGCCCTACCGCGGTCGCCCCAACGCGTCCTACCTGATGCCCTACACGGTGCGTGCGATGGCCGAGGTGCGCGGTGTTGACCTCACGACCCTGTGCGTGGCGATGGACGCCAACGCCGACAAGGTGTTCGGCGGCCAGTGGGGACCCCGCACGGCCCGCCAGGGGTGA
- a CDS encoding resuscitation-promoting factor, which produces MRSRTAQFFKSAPQTPLLKSKALMTGLAAVVALAVAGTTVGYAAMSKTVTVTLDGESRQVSVMGSTVGDVLAAEDVHVTDKDLVAPALDSSVEDGSAITVQFGRPLELEVDGRTRTYWVNSTEVAQALGEIGRRFSGADLSVSRSASIGRSGMTLAVVTPKVLKIKVGGKAPKKRKVAALTVADVLDSTGVKVSEHDVVRPSLDTVVRDGDKVVLTDVRVAERRVKAEPVDHPVVEREDPTMFEGDEKVVRAGRDGVRDVTYRLRYVNGRLVARKVVSADLARKPVPAIVKVGTKEEPTSNFAGGSTVWDRLAQCESGGNWAINTGNGYYGGLQFSASTWASVGGTGLPHQHSREEQIKRGQILQSRAGWGQWPHCSARLGLR; this is translated from the coding sequence GTGCGCTCTCGCACTGCACAGTTCTTCAAGTCCGCCCCCCAGACCCCTCTGCTGAAGTCCAAGGCCCTGATGACCGGCCTCGCCGCGGTCGTCGCGCTGGCCGTCGCCGGCACGACCGTGGGCTACGCCGCCATGAGCAAGACCGTCACGGTCACGCTCGACGGCGAGTCCCGCCAGGTGAGCGTCATGGGCTCGACGGTCGGCGACGTCCTCGCCGCCGAGGACGTCCACGTCACCGACAAGGACCTCGTCGCCCCCGCCCTGGACTCCTCGGTCGAGGACGGCAGCGCCATCACCGTCCAGTTCGGCCGCCCCCTCGAGCTCGAGGTCGACGGACGCACGCGCACCTACTGGGTCAACTCGACCGAGGTGGCCCAGGCCCTCGGCGAGATCGGCCGCCGCTTCTCCGGGGCCGACCTCTCGGTCAGCCGCAGCGCGTCGATCGGCCGCTCCGGGATGACACTGGCGGTCGTGACCCCCAAGGTGCTCAAGATCAAGGTCGGGGGGAAGGCGCCCAAGAAGCGCAAGGTCGCCGCGCTGACCGTGGCCGACGTCCTCGACTCGACCGGCGTCAAGGTGTCCGAGCACGACGTCGTACGCCCCTCGCTCGACACCGTCGTCCGTGACGGCGACAAGGTCGTCCTCACCGACGTGCGCGTCGCCGAGCGACGCGTGAAGGCCGAGCCCGTCGACCACCCCGTCGTCGAGCGCGAGGACCCCACGATGTTCGAGGGTGACGAGAAAGTCGTCCGGGCCGGCCGCGACGGCGTTCGCGACGTGACCTACCGGCTGCGCTACGTCAACGGCAGGCTCGTGGCCCGCAAGGTCGTCTCCGCCGACCTCGCCCGCAAGCCGGTCCCCGCCATCGTCAAGGTCGGCACCAAGGAGGAGCCCACCAGCAACTTCGCGGGCGGCAGCACCGTCTGGGACCGCCTCGCGCAGTGCGAGTCCGGTGGCAACTGGGCGATCAACACCGGCAACGGCTACTACGGCGGACTGCAGTTCAGCGCGTCCACGTGGGCCTCCGTCGGTGGCACCGGCCTGCCCCACCAGCACAGCCGCGAGGAGCAGATCAAGCGCGGCCAGATCCTCCAGTCGCGTGCGGGCTGGGGCCAGTGGCCGCACTGCTCGGCCCGGCTGGGGCTGCGCTGA
- the rsmA gene encoding 16S rRNA (adenine(1518)-N(6)/adenine(1519)-N(6))-dimethyltransferase RsmA: MTTPTAGPRLLGPAEVRQLAAELDLRPTKQRGQNFVIDPNTVRRIVRESGITGDDVVVEVGPGLGSLTLALLEVAARVVAIEVDPLLAARLPATIAAHAPEQADRFEVVLADAMRIEEVPGPPPTALVANLPYNVSVPVLLHLLALLPSLERGLVMVQSEVADRLAAPPGSKTYGVPSAKAAWFADVRRAGAIGRNIFWPAPNVDSGLVAWTRTDPPQTTATRQQVFAVVDAAFAQRRKQVRAALRGLAGSADAATAALEQAGVDPTARGEVLSIHDFARIAEGLA; encoded by the coding sequence ATGACCACACCCACGGCCGGCCCGAGGCTCCTCGGGCCGGCCGAGGTGCGTCAGCTCGCCGCCGAGCTCGACCTGCGCCCGACCAAGCAGCGGGGGCAGAACTTCGTCATCGACCCCAACACGGTGCGCCGCATCGTCCGGGAGTCCGGCATCACCGGTGACGACGTGGTCGTCGAGGTGGGGCCTGGCCTGGGGTCGCTGACCCTCGCGCTGCTCGAGGTCGCGGCCCGCGTGGTCGCCATCGAGGTCGACCCGCTGCTGGCGGCGCGCCTGCCGGCGACCATCGCGGCCCACGCCCCTGAGCAGGCCGACCGCTTCGAGGTGGTGCTGGCCGACGCGATGCGCATCGAGGAGGTCCCGGGGCCGCCGCCCACGGCGCTGGTCGCCAACCTCCCCTACAACGTGTCGGTGCCGGTCCTGCTCCACCTGCTCGCGCTGCTGCCCTCCCTCGAGAGGGGGCTGGTGATGGTGCAGTCCGAGGTCGCCGACCGGCTCGCGGCGCCACCGGGCTCCAAGACCTACGGCGTCCCGAGCGCCAAGGCCGCCTGGTTCGCCGACGTCCGCCGCGCCGGCGCGATCGGCCGCAACATCTTCTGGCCGGCGCCCAACGTGGACTCCGGCCTCGTCGCGTGGACCCGCACCGACCCGCCGCAGACCACCGCCACGCGGCAGCAGGTCTTCGCCGTCGTCGACGCGGCCTTCGCGCAGCGGCGCAAGCAGGTCCGTGCGGCGCTGCGTGGGCTCGCCGGCTCCGCCGACGCGGCGACAGCAGCCCTGGAGCAGGCGGGGGTCGACCCCACGGCCCGTGGCGAGGTGCTGTCGATCCACGACTTCGCGCGCATCGCCGAGGGCCTGGCATGA
- a CDS encoding 4-(cytidine 5'-diphospho)-2-C-methyl-D-erythritol kinase → MSAGRPTTVRAAAKVNLHLGVGAPREDGFHPLDTVYQAVSLYDDVLATAAEESSLELLTADHVDGAGVPLGGDNIIDRAAELLGAHHGRELTTRIHLTKSIPVAGGMAGGSADAAAALVALDRAHDLRTSDHDLLAIAAELGSDVPFALIGGTAQGLGRGELVTPVADNGEWWWVVAPSDGEGLSTPAVYRRFDELRPDAPATPEDPTELLDALATGEPLRLARSLHNDLQEAALDLRPELGDLLDLGERAGALRGIVSGSGPTCVFLCESRAGAMATAEALRAERDVVLLACGPVAGAHVLLDQAGATWPT, encoded by the coding sequence ATGAGCGCCGGCCGGCCCACCACCGTCCGCGCCGCGGCCAAGGTCAACCTCCACCTCGGGGTCGGTGCCCCCCGTGAGGACGGCTTCCACCCCCTCGACACCGTCTACCAGGCCGTCTCGCTGTACGACGACGTGCTCGCGACCGCGGCCGAGGAGTCCTCCCTCGAGCTCCTGACCGCCGACCACGTCGACGGAGCCGGCGTACCACTCGGCGGCGACAACATCATCGACCGCGCGGCCGAGCTGCTCGGGGCCCACCACGGCCGCGAGCTGACGACGCGCATCCACCTCACGAAGTCCATCCCGGTCGCCGGGGGCATGGCCGGTGGCTCGGCCGACGCCGCGGCCGCGCTGGTCGCGCTCGACCGCGCCCACGACCTGCGCACGAGCGACCACGACCTGCTCGCGATCGCCGCGGAGCTCGGGTCCGACGTCCCCTTCGCCCTGATCGGGGGCACGGCCCAGGGCCTGGGCCGCGGTGAGCTCGTGACGCCGGTGGCCGACAACGGCGAGTGGTGGTGGGTGGTCGCCCCCAGCGACGGCGAGGGACTCTCCACCCCCGCGGTCTACCGGCGCTTCGACGAGCTGCGACCCGACGCGCCGGCGACCCCGGAGGATCCCACCGAGCTGCTCGACGCGCTGGCAACCGGCGAGCCGCTGCGTCTCGCGCGCTCCCTCCACAACGACCTGCAGGAGGCCGCCCTCGACCTGCGGCCCGAGCTGGGCGACCTCCTCGACCTCGGCGAGCGCGCGGGTGCGCTGCGCGGCATCGTCTCGGGGTCCGGTCCCACCTGCGTCTTCCTCTGCGAGTCGCGCGCCGGGGCGATGGCGACGGCCGAGGCACTGCGGGCCGAGCGCGACGTCGTACTCCTCGCCTGCGGCCCGGTCGCCGGGGCGCACGTGCTGCTCGACCAGGCGGGGGCCACGTGGCCAACCTGA